In the Ctenopharyngodon idella isolate HZGC_01 chromosome 4, HZGC01, whole genome shotgun sequence genome, one interval contains:
- the LOC127511088 gene encoding uncharacterized protein LOC127511088 isoform X8 yields the protein MAFIKVESEDMKIEETFRVKQDTEEQTKMAFIKEEGEDMRIEETSRVKHEETEEQTKMVFIKEESENMIEETEEQTGAKTGTEKTNKGRQKKTKLPSQKDCHTCKAKIGVARKTCPHCGAKQPYKQKLEERKKNLAQEWKDQQKNPSTVSKVYEATELLLHKWDLLERYPVLLLARKTNKGFSAECFCPWQMNSEETQDAFVTIKRQYERLLNVVIADKLASSIGKTPETDITQTEITPLENVCPSDPASESKPLITPESETLTPMPSSSASPVPSSFHSTQTRDVSCTTSPTPPVSLPVVPPLSPLTHPDFISSQSSPVSSSLSSALPSAPTLSTCSKLTPVSIEQSTPDSESSSRRKKRTRRKEDTCECPMHKDSTSFPYKKILRKRIREGHAEVLVQWYPCSGCGAKWENSWEPKENIED from the exons atggcgtttattaaagtggagagtgaagacatgaagattgaagaaacatttagAGTGAAacaagatactgaggaacaaacaaagatggcgtttattaaagaggagggTGAAGACATGAGGATTGAAGAAACATCCAGAGTGAAACATGAagaaactgaggaacaaacaaagatggtgtttattaaagaggagagtgaaaacatgattgaagaaactgaggaacaaacag GTGCAAAGACAGGAACGGAAAAGACAAACAAGGGtagacaaaagaaaacaaag TTGCCTAGTCAAAAGGATTGCCATACATGCAAGGCAAAAATTGGGGTAGCAAGAAAGACGTGTCCACACTGCGGTGCCAAGCAGCCTTATAAACAGAAGCttgaggaaagaaagaaaaatcttGCCCAAGAGTGGAAAGACCAGCAGAAAAACCCCAGCACTGTGAGCAAGGTGTATGAAGCAACAGAACTACTG CTCCACAAGTGGGACCTTTTGGAAAGGTACCCAGTCCTCCTCCTTGCCAGGAAAACCAATAAAGGTTTTTCTGCTGAGTGCTTCTGTCCATGGCAGATGAACTCAGAAGAGACTCAGGATGCATTTGTCACCATAAAGAGGCAGTATGAAAGACTTCTTAATG TGGTGATCGCAGATAAACTAGCAAGCAGCATCGGCAAGACTCCAGAAACAGACATCACACAGACAGAGATTACACCATTAGAAAATGTCTGCCCTTCAGACCCAGCATCAGAGTCTAAACCTCTGATCACCCCTGAGTCTGAGACTCTTACTCCCATGCCATCCTCCTCGGCTTCTCCTGTGCCCTCATCTTTCCATTCCACCCAGACACGTGATGTTTCCTGCACCACCTCCCCGACCCCTCCTGTGTCTTTACCCGTTGTTCCTCCTCTGTCCCCCCTGACTCATCCTGATTTCATCTCCTCTCAGTCCAGTCCTGTGTCTTCCTCCCTAAGTTCTGCCCTGCCTTCAGCTCCTACCCTTTCTACCTGTTCAAAACTCACTCCTGTGTCCATTGAGCAAAGCACTCCAGACTCTGAATCTTCCTCACGAAGAAAAAAACGAACAAGGAGGAAAGAAGACACATGCG AATGCCCCATGCATAAAGACTCAACCAGTTTCCCCTACAAAAAAATCCTGAGGAAAAGAATCAGGGAG GGTCATGCGGAGGTGTTGGTGCAGTGGTATCCTTGCTCTGGATG TGGGGCAAAGTGGGAAAACTCCTGGGAgccaaaagaaaacattgaagATTAA
- the LOC127511088 gene encoding uncharacterized protein LOC127511088 isoform X12 yields the protein MAFIKEEIEDLKIEETFRVKHEETEEQTGAKTGTEKTNKGRQKKTKLPSQKDCHTCKAKIGVARKTCPHCGAKQPYKQKLEERKKNLAQEWKDQQKNPSTVSKVYEATELLLHKWDLLERYPVLLLARKTNKGFSAECFCPWQMNSEETQDAFVTIKRQYERLLNVVIADKLASSIGKTPETDITQTEITPLENVCPSDPASESKPLITPESETLTPMPSSSASPVPSSFHSTQTRDVSCTTSPTPPVSLPVVPPLSPLTHPDFISSQSSPVSSSLSSALPSAPTLSTCSKLTPVSIEQSTPDSESSSRRKKRTRRKEDTCECPMHKDSTSFPYKKILRKRIREGHAEVLVQWYPCSGCGAKWENSWEPKENIED from the exons GTGCAAAGACAGGAACGGAAAAGACAAACAAGGGtagacaaaagaaaacaaag TTGCCTAGTCAAAAGGATTGCCATACATGCAAGGCAAAAATTGGGGTAGCAAGAAAGACGTGTCCACACTGCGGTGCCAAGCAGCCTTATAAACAGAAGCttgaggaaagaaagaaaaatcttGCCCAAGAGTGGAAAGACCAGCAGAAAAACCCCAGCACTGTGAGCAAGGTGTATGAAGCAACAGAACTACTG CTCCACAAGTGGGACCTTTTGGAAAGGTACCCAGTCCTCCTCCTTGCCAGGAAAACCAATAAAGGTTTTTCTGCTGAGTGCTTCTGTCCATGGCAGATGAACTCAGAAGAGACTCAGGATGCATTTGTCACCATAAAGAGGCAGTATGAAAGACTTCTTAATG TGGTGATCGCAGATAAACTAGCAAGCAGCATCGGCAAGACTCCAGAAACAGACATCACACAGACAGAGATTACACCATTAGAAAATGTCTGCCCTTCAGACCCAGCATCAGAGTCTAAACCTCTGATCACCCCTGAGTCTGAGACTCTTACTCCCATGCCATCCTCCTCGGCTTCTCCTGTGCCCTCATCTTTCCATTCCACCCAGACACGTGATGTTTCCTGCACCACCTCCCCGACCCCTCCTGTGTCTTTACCCGTTGTTCCTCCTCTGTCCCCCCTGACTCATCCTGATTTCATCTCCTCTCAGTCCAGTCCTGTGTCTTCCTCCCTAAGTTCTGCCCTGCCTTCAGCTCCTACCCTTTCTACCTGTTCAAAACTCACTCCTGTGTCCATTGAGCAAAGCACTCCAGACTCTGAATCTTCCTCACGAAGAAAAAAACGAACAAGGAGGAAAGAAGACACATGCG AATGCCCCATGCATAAAGACTCAACCAGTTTCCCCTACAAAAAAATCCTGAGGAAAAGAATCAGGGAG GGTCATGCGGAGGTGTTGGTGCAGTGGTATCCTTGCTCTGGATG TGGGGCAAAGTGGGAAAACTCCTGGGAgccaaaagaaaacattgaagATTAA